Proteins from a genomic interval of Shewanella seohaensis:
- a CDS encoding molybdopterin-dependent oxidoreductase: protein MRLTRKTDQVVEPKVPALGLNRRQFLKSAGLATGGIAAASMLGAGMMRKAQAQEHMPHDAPTEVKRTICSHCAVGCGIYAEVQNGVWTGQEPAFDHPFNQGGHCAKGAALREHGHGEKRLKYPMKLEGGKWKKISWEQAINEVGDKMTAIREESGPDSVYFMGSAKFSNEQAYLYRKLAALWGTNNVDHSARICHSTTVAGVANTWGYGAQTNSFNDIRNAKCVMFIGSNPSEAHPVAMQHILVAKERGAKIIVVDPRFTRTAAKSDEYVHIRPGTDIPFIYGLLWHIFENGWEDKEFIKQRVYGMERIREEVKKYTPEEVENVAGVPKAQMYRIAKMLAETKPGTIVWCMGGTQHHVGNANTRSYCILQLALGNMGVSGGGTNIFRGHDNVQGATDFGLLFDNLPGYYGLTSGAWAHWSNVWDLDPKWVAGRFDQGEYLGQTPQTSTGIPCSRWHDGVLEDKTKIAQKDNIRLAFFWGQSVNTETRGREVREALNKLDTVVVVDPIPTMAGVMHQRKDGVYLLPAATQFETYGSVSATNRSIQWRSKVIEPLFESLPDHVIMYKLAKKLGIEKEFCKHIQVNGEEPLIEDVTREFNKGMWTVGYTGQSPERLKMHQENWGTFDVNSLTAPGGPAKGEVYGLPWPCWGTPEMKHPGTQILYDQSKEVKDGGGNFRARYGVEHNGVNILADGSFSKGSEIQDGYPEFTADMLKQLGWWDDLTEEEKKYAEGKNWKTDISGGIQRVAIKHGCIPFGNAKARCIVWTFPDDIPLHREPLYTPRRDLVAKYPTYDDRMVARLPTLYKSIQDQDFTQDFPLTLTSGRLVEYEGGGEESRSNPWLAELQQEMFIEMNPADAADRGIRDGDNVFVHGPEGAKITVKAMVTPRVVPGECFMPYHFAGIFEGENLAKNYPEGTVPYVQGESANTILTYGYDVVTQMQETKSSLCQVSKA from the coding sequence ATGCGATTAACCCGCAAAACAGACCAAGTCGTCGAGCCTAAAGTGCCCGCCCTCGGTCTTAATCGTCGCCAATTCTTAAAATCTGCAGGTCTTGCAACTGGTGGTATTGCCGCGGCCTCTATGCTTGGCGCTGGTATGATGCGCAAAGCACAGGCGCAGGAACATATGCCACATGATGCGCCAACTGAAGTGAAGCGTACCATCTGTTCTCACTGCGCTGTGGGCTGTGGTATCTATGCCGAAGTTCAAAATGGTGTGTGGACAGGTCAAGAACCTGCTTTCGACCATCCATTTAACCAAGGCGGTCACTGTGCTAAAGGGGCTGCACTGCGTGAGCACGGCCATGGTGAGAAGCGCCTCAAGTACCCAATGAAGTTAGAAGGCGGTAAGTGGAAGAAGATCTCTTGGGAGCAGGCTATCAATGAAGTCGGCGACAAAATGACTGCGATCCGCGAAGAATCCGGCCCTGACTCTGTGTACTTCATGGGTAGCGCCAAGTTCTCCAACGAGCAGGCTTATTTATATCGCAAACTCGCGGCACTGTGGGGCACCAACAACGTCGACCACTCGGCACGTATTTGTCACTCTACCACTGTAGCCGGTGTTGCTAACACTTGGGGCTATGGTGCGCAAACCAACTCTTTCAACGATATCCGCAACGCCAAGTGCGTGATGTTTATCGGTTCTAACCCAAGTGAAGCTCACCCTGTCGCCATGCAACACATTCTGGTGGCAAAAGAGCGCGGCGCGAAAATTATCGTTGTCGATCCTCGTTTCACCCGTACTGCGGCTAAGTCTGATGAGTACGTGCATATTCGCCCAGGTACCGATATTCCATTCATCTATGGCCTGTTATGGCACATTTTTGAAAACGGCTGGGAAGACAAAGAGTTCATCAAGCAACGTGTATACGGTATGGAACGTATCCGCGAGGAAGTGAAAAAATATACGCCTGAAGAAGTCGAAAACGTTGCTGGCGTGCCTAAGGCGCAGATGTATCGTATCGCTAAAATGTTAGCCGAAACCAAACCAGGCACTATCGTATGGTGTATGGGCGGTACTCAGCACCACGTCGGTAACGCCAACACCCGTTCATACTGTATTTTACAGTTAGCGCTGGGCAACATGGGCGTATCAGGCGGTGGTACTAACATTTTCCGTGGTCATGATAACGTACAAGGCGCGACTGACTTTGGTCTGTTATTCGACAACTTACCCGGTTACTACGGCTTAACCTCTGGCGCTTGGGCTCACTGGTCTAACGTTTGGGACTTAGATCCAAAATGGGTTGCAGGCCGTTTCGACCAAGGCGAGTACTTAGGTCAAACCCCACAAACCTCAACGGGTATTCCCTGCTCTCGCTGGCACGATGGTGTGCTAGAAGATAAAACCAAGATCGCGCAAAAGGACAATATCCGTCTGGCGTTCTTCTGGGGTCAATCAGTTAACACCGAAACCCGTGGCCGTGAAGTGCGTGAAGCGCTGAACAAGTTAGATACAGTGGTCGTTGTTGACCCAATCCCAACTATGGCCGGTGTGATGCACCAGCGTAAAGATGGGGTATATCTACTCCCTGCGGCGACCCAATTTGAAACCTACGGCTCAGTGTCTGCCACTAACCGTTCGATTCAATGGCGCTCTAAAGTCATCGAGCCACTGTTTGAGTCTCTGCCTGACCACGTGATCATGTATAAACTGGCGAAAAAGCTGGGTATCGAAAAAGAATTCTGTAAGCACATCCAAGTCAATGGCGAAGAGCCATTGATTGAAGATGTGACTCGCGAGTTCAACAAAGGTATGTGGACCGTCGGTTACACAGGTCAAAGCCCAGAACGTTTGAAAATGCACCAAGAAAACTGGGGCACATTCGATGTGAACAGCCTTACCGCACCGGGCGGCCCAGCTAAAGGCGAAGTCTACGGCTTACCTTGGCCATGTTGGGGTACGCCAGAAATGAAACACCCTGGTACCCAAATTCTTTACGATCAATCTAAAGAAGTGAAAGACGGTGGTGGTAACTTCCGCGCCCGTTATGGTGTTGAACACAATGGTGTGAATATTCTCGCCGACGGTTCATTCTCCAAAGGCAGTGAAATTCAAGATGGTTATCCTGAGTTTACCGCCGACATGCTCAAGCAATTGGGTTGGTGGGATGATTTAACTGAAGAAGAGAAAAAATACGCCGAAGGCAAGAACTGGAAGACTGACATCTCTGGTGGTATCCAGCGTGTTGCTATCAAGCACGGTTGTATTCCTTTCGGTAATGCTAAGGCACGTTGTATCGTTTGGACTTTCCCAGATGATATCCCGCTACACCGCGAACCACTCTACACTCCTCGTCGTGACTTAGTCGCTAAGTACCCAACTTACGATGACCGTATGGTTGCGCGTCTTCCTACCCTGTACAAGTCAATTCAGGATCAGGACTTCACCCAAGACTTCCCACTGACACTGACCTCTGGTCGTTTGGTTGAGTACGAAGGCGGTGGTGAAGAATCTCGTTCTAACCCATGGTTAGCCGAGCTGCAGCAAGAGATGTTCATCGAAATGAACCCAGCAGACGCTGCTGACCGTGGTATCCGTGACGGTGACAATGTCTTTGTTCATGGTCCTGAAGGCGCCAAGATCACAGTGAAGGCAATGGTGACACCACGGGTTGTTCCGGGTGAATGTTTTATGCCATACCACTTCGCCGGTATCTTCGAAGGTGAAAACCTCGCGAAGAATTACCCAGAAGGTACAGTACCTTATGTACAAGGTGAATCGGCAAACACCATTTTAACTTACGGCTATGACGTTGTGACTCAGATGCAAGAGACTAAGTCTAGCCTTTGCCAAGTTAGCAAAGCCTAA
- the fdh3B gene encoding formate dehydrogenase FDH3 subunit beta, producing MAVMKFLCDTKRCIECNGCVTACKNENDSALEWGIQRRRVVTINDGQPGEASISVACMHCTDAPCMAVCPADCFYRTDDGIVLHNKDTCIGCGYCFYACPFGAPQFPKKTAFGSRGKMDKCTFCAGGPEETFSEAEHKKYGANRLAEGKLPMCAELCATKALLAGDAEVVSNIYRERMASRGNPNVIWGYNPKTGEIN from the coding sequence ATGGCAGTCATGAAATTTCTATGTGACACCAAACGCTGCATCGAGTGTAACGGTTGCGTCACAGCATGTAAGAACGAAAACGATTCCGCTCTCGAGTGGGGTATTCAACGCCGTCGCGTCGTGACCATCAACGATGGTCAACCAGGTGAAGCCTCGATTTCTGTGGCTTGTATGCACTGTACCGACGCCCCTTGCATGGCCGTATGTCCGGCAGATTGTTTCTACCGTACCGACGATGGCATTGTGCTACACAACAAAGATACCTGTATCGGTTGTGGTTACTGCTTCTATGCTTGTCCGTTTGGTGCACCACAATTTCCGAAGAAAACCGCCTTCGGTAGCCGCGGCAAGATGGATAAGTGTACTTTCTGTGCCGGTGGCCCAGAAGAGACCTTCTCTGAGGCGGAGCACAAGAAATATGGTGCTAACCGTCTGGCCGAGGGTAAGTTACCTATGTGTGCCGAGCTTTGTGCAACCAAAGCGCTGCTTGCCGGTGATGCTGAAGTGGTTTCCAATATCTACCGTGAGCGTATGGCCTCTCGAGGCAATCCTAACGTGATTTGGGGCTACAACCCAAAGACCGGTGAGATTAACTAA
- a CDS encoding TorD/DmsD family molecular chaperone produces MTESVRQVSENDQLRADIYQLLAALLRRHPSPELLQFLANLEIDANEDNEMTKAWLSLQLAAQQFSSEQLEDEYFALFLGVGCGEILPYGSWFMTGSLMDKPLALLRQDLMQLGFEREENVKEPEDHVAALCEVMGTLILEAPGYRQLAFYQRHMGSWIQRFCDAVSKAPSAAFYATVAHLAKAFFEMEATEFEQLSLDIPVNCPGSAELQPAASDLEKQVELMN; encoded by the coding sequence ATGACCGAATCAGTAAGACAAGTATCAGAAAACGATCAGTTGAGAGCCGATATCTATCAACTGTTGGCCGCCCTGTTGCGTCGCCATCCAAGCCCTGAACTACTGCAATTTTTGGCCAATCTTGAAATCGATGCCAATGAAGACAATGAGATGACCAAGGCTTGGTTATCCCTGCAATTAGCGGCGCAGCAGTTCAGCAGTGAACAATTAGAAGATGAGTATTTTGCCCTGTTCCTCGGTGTAGGTTGTGGCGAAATCCTGCCCTATGGCAGCTGGTTTATGACAGGCTCACTGATGGATAAGCCCTTGGCTCTGCTACGCCAAGACTTAATGCAACTCGGTTTTGAACGTGAAGAAAACGTCAAAGAACCTGAGGATCATGTAGCCGCTCTGTGCGAAGTCATGGGTACGCTAATCCTTGAAGCCCCAGGCTACCGCCAGTTGGCATTCTATCAGCGCCACATGGGCAGTTGGATTCAGCGCTTCTGCGATGCCGTCAGCAAAGCCCCGAGCGCAGCGTTTTATGCCACGGTTGCCCATCTTGCTAAGGCGTTTTTCGAGATGGAAGCCACCGAATTTGAACAACTGAGTTTAGACATTCCCGTCAATTGCCCCGGCAGTGCGGAGTTACAACCCGCCGCCAGCGATTTAGAAAAACAAGTGGAATTAATGAACTAA
- a CDS encoding twin-arginine translocation signal domain-containing protein — protein MKKQASDMGRRQLLKALALGSAAGAVATVSSQALAATPTVAPSETKSDNYRETDHIRNYYASLNN, from the coding sequence ATGAAGAAGCAAGCTTCCGACATGGGCCGTCGTCAATTGCTCAAAGCATTGGCACTCGGCAGTGCGGCTGGCGCGGTTGCGACTGTCAGTAGCCAAGCTCTGGCTGCGACCCCAACAGTTGCCCCAAGCGAAACTAAGAGTGACAACTATCGCGAAACCGACCATATCCGTAACTACTATGCGTCGTTGAACAACTAA